A single window of Pseudarthrobacter psychrotolerans DNA harbors:
- a CDS encoding Lrp/AsnC family transcriptional regulator produces the protein MSSNPKNIRPASHFEPLDAIDERLLAALVDDARISNKQLAELVGIAPSTALMRTRALSERGIVQGFEAKLSLSAIGRSVQALVAVRLRAHDRDQIDRFTARVPHLPAVLSTFHTSGSVDYLLHIAVASTEDLRDWVLDNLATDPVVGHTETTLVFEHIQGNHGPLPD, from the coding sequence ATGAGCAGCAACCCAAAAAATATCCGGCCGGCCAGCCACTTTGAGCCGCTGGATGCCATCGATGAACGGCTTCTCGCGGCTTTGGTGGACGATGCACGGATCTCCAACAAGCAGTTGGCAGAACTCGTGGGCATCGCCCCGTCCACCGCGCTCATGCGGACCCGCGCATTATCCGAACGTGGCATCGTCCAGGGGTTTGAGGCGAAACTCAGCCTCTCGGCCATCGGCAGGTCCGTCCAGGCACTGGTAGCCGTCCGGTTGAGGGCCCACGACCGGGACCAGATCGACCGCTTTACCGCCCGCGTTCCGCACCTGCCCGCGGTCCTCTCCACATTTCACACGTCAGGCTCCGTGGACTACCTGTTGCACATCGCCGTTGCCAGCACCGAGGATCTGCGGGACTGGGTCCTGGACAATCTCGCGACCGATCCCGTGGTGGGCCACACCGAGACCACCCTCGTCTTTGAACACATCCAGGGGAACCACGGTCCGCTGCCGGACTAG
- a CDS encoding BadF/BadG/BcrA/BcrD ATPase family protein — MGGAAPAAAPGPLAGVIIGLDIGGTKTRGVRFEDGVVVADESAGSSNVQNVSREQAALNLADLFSRIGGGQVAQVYAGAGGIDTDDDAAALAALIEPHVPGAKVTVVHDSRLLLAAGGASTGVAVIAGTGSAAWGRNAAGDEARAGGWGYLLGDEGSGYWLGREAVRHSLRRMNQGLPEDQLTDALLAACGVDHPNRLIALFHSPDTGRRFWAQQARLVVDAAAAGHPVSQELLDQAGKDLAGLAAQALRKLGIGGPVILGSGLGMNVVPLQVAFRSHLAAAGVTDVSVLDQDPVFGVLKLVSEESGAH, encoded by the coding sequence GTGGGCGGCGCCGCGCCTGCGGCCGCCCCGGGTCCCCTAGCAGGGGTCATCATCGGCCTGGACATCGGCGGTACAAAGACCCGCGGTGTCCGGTTTGAGGACGGAGTTGTCGTGGCCGACGAGTCCGCCGGCAGCTCCAACGTCCAGAACGTCAGCCGCGAACAGGCGGCACTGAACCTCGCGGATCTCTTCTCCCGGATCGGCGGCGGTCAGGTGGCCCAGGTGTATGCGGGGGCCGGGGGCATTGATACCGACGACGACGCCGCCGCCCTCGCCGCCCTGATCGAACCCCATGTTCCAGGAGCCAAAGTCACGGTGGTCCACGATTCGCGGCTGCTGCTCGCTGCGGGCGGTGCCAGCACCGGAGTGGCCGTCATTGCCGGAACGGGCTCCGCCGCCTGGGGACGGAACGCTGCCGGCGACGAGGCCCGGGCCGGTGGCTGGGGCTACCTGCTCGGTGACGAAGGCAGCGGCTACTGGCTGGGCCGCGAGGCAGTCCGGCATAGTCTGCGCCGGATGAACCAGGGGCTTCCGGAAGACCAGCTGACCGATGCGTTGCTCGCCGCCTGCGGAGTGGACCACCCCAACAGGCTGATTGCGCTCTTTCATTCCCCGGATACCGGTCGCCGGTTCTGGGCCCAGCAGGCACGCCTGGTGGTGGACGCGGCCGCGGCTGGCCACCCGGTCAGCCAGGAGCTGCTGGACCAGGCCGGCAAGGACCTTGCCGGCCTGGCCGCCCAGGCATTGCGGAAGCTTGGCATCGGCGGACCGGTCATTCTCGGCAGCGGACTGGGCATGAACGTGGTCCCGCTGCAGGTCGCCTTCCGGAGCCACCTGGCGGCTGCCGGCGTCACCGATGTCAGTGTCCTGGACCAGGACCCCGTGTTTGGCGTCCTGAAGCTGGTGTCGGAAGAGTCAGGGGCCCACTGA
- a CDS encoding pirin family protein: protein MTNLEVAPQQELCPPAGPEGTSGPCLQLWPEREVPLGGVRAMNVRRTLPQRGLPTIGAWCFLDSFGPDRIAMSVLPHPHTGLQTVTWPLAGNIRHRDSVGSDVVVRPGELNIMTAGHGVSHSEFAVLPDSDAGAPLPVQRGLQLWVALPDAERDREPAFEQHRELPSVTGPGFTATVMVGEFAGAVSPATMYSPIVGADISCEGPAVLPLNAHFEHAVLVLDGGLTLDGQEVPPGPLGYLGAGRPSLELQALPGTRFLLIGGEPFQEELLMWWNFVGRTHDEVEQAREDWEAQVVLADDAARGARYGLVEGHGPDAGTEAGRIPAPVMPAVRLTPRKRSVGP, encoded by the coding sequence GTGACCAACTTGGAAGTGGCTCCCCAGCAGGAACTTTGTCCGCCCGCCGGCCCCGAAGGTACGTCCGGCCCCTGCCTGCAGTTGTGGCCGGAACGGGAGGTTCCGCTGGGCGGCGTGCGGGCCATGAACGTCCGCCGCACGCTCCCGCAGCGCGGCCTGCCCACCATCGGCGCCTGGTGTTTCCTGGACAGTTTCGGTCCCGACCGCATTGCCATGTCCGTGCTCCCCCACCCGCACACCGGGCTGCAGACGGTGACGTGGCCGCTTGCGGGGAACATCCGGCACAGGGACAGCGTGGGCAGCGACGTGGTGGTCCGGCCGGGCGAGCTGAACATCATGACCGCCGGGCACGGGGTGTCCCACTCCGAGTTTGCCGTCCTGCCGGATTCCGACGCCGGCGCACCGCTGCCCGTGCAGCGCGGCCTGCAGCTCTGGGTAGCGTTGCCGGACGCTGAACGCGACCGCGAACCCGCGTTCGAGCAGCACCGGGAACTGCCCTCGGTGACGGGGCCGGGTTTCACTGCGACGGTGATGGTGGGCGAATTCGCCGGGGCGGTGTCACCGGCCACGATGTACTCCCCCATCGTCGGAGCAGACATCTCCTGCGAGGGCCCGGCCGTCCTGCCGTTGAACGCTCACTTTGAGCATGCCGTGCTGGTGCTCGACGGCGGACTGACGCTGGACGGGCAGGAGGTCCCGCCGGGGCCGCTGGGCTACTTGGGCGCGGGACGCCCGTCACTGGAGCTCCAGGCCCTGCCGGGCACACGGTTCCTCCTGATCGGCGGGGAACCGTTCCAGGAGGAACTGCTCATGTGGTGGAACTTCGTGGGCCGCACGCACGACGAAGTGGAGCAGGCCCGCGAGGACTGGGAAGCGCAGGTGGTCCTGGCCGATGACGCCGCCCGCGGGGCCCGCTACGGGCTGGTTGAAGGGCACGGCCCCGATGCAGGCACAGAAGCCGGCCGCATCCCCGCTCCCGTCATGCCGGCGGTCAGGTTGACGCCGCGGAAGCGGTCAGTGGGCCCCTGA
- a CDS encoding Lrp/AsnC family transcriptional regulator: protein MPTLDPTDLKILLELIRDPRVQIGELAEMLGIARNTAQTRVRRLLRAGVLHDGGREIDLEAVGYDVVAFVTIEVTHRELDGVVGALRLLPQVLEVHEISGRGDVWCRVVATDTHNLQSALRQILRIKGVIRTETVLALHTHIPYRTEPLISRLAQAVPGTPTRPRELSGRGGGSPQGS from the coding sequence TTGCCTACCCTTGATCCCACTGACCTGAAGATCCTGCTGGAACTCATCCGCGATCCCCGCGTCCAGATCGGCGAGCTGGCCGAGATGCTGGGGATTGCACGCAACACGGCGCAGACGCGCGTGCGGCGCCTGCTGCGTGCCGGGGTACTCCACGACGGCGGCCGCGAGATCGACCTCGAGGCGGTGGGGTACGACGTCGTCGCTTTCGTCACGATTGAAGTGACCCACCGGGAACTGGACGGAGTTGTGGGCGCCCTCCGGCTGCTCCCCCAGGTCCTGGAGGTCCACGAGATTTCCGGGCGGGGTGATGTCTGGTGCCGGGTGGTGGCCACTGATACGCACAATCTGCAGTCCGCCCTCCGCCAGATCCTCCGCATCAAGGGCGTCATCCGGACCGAAACAGTCCTGGCGCTTCACACCCACATTCCGTACCGGACCGAACCCCTGATCAGCCGCCTCGCACAGGCCGTTCCCGGCACCCCAACACGGCCCAGGGAATTGTCCGGGCGCGGCGGCGGGTCCCCTCAAGGCAGTTAG
- the corA gene encoding magnesium/cobalt transporter CorA has product MTIIDNAVYVDGVRSAEPESLEQTFETLSEHGGMAWIGLYRPTAAEMTAVATEFGLHPLAVEDAISAHQRPKLERYEDSLFTVLRPARYLDATETVEFGELHIFTGRNFVVTIRHAEMAGVARVRRRLEGRPDLLRHGPESILYALLDLVVDDYAPVVAGLENDIDEIEDQLFSGDSNVSRRIYELAREVIQFQRAIHPLPDMMQQLKRGFEKYGVDSELQHSLRDVEDHVERVISRADSFRDLLQNALTLDGTLTANRQNQASAEQNEQVKKISSWAAIFFAPSFVAGVYGMNFEHMPELHWTVGYPMAIALMAATATLMYAIFKRKGWL; this is encoded by the coding sequence GTGACCATCATCGACAATGCCGTTTACGTGGACGGCGTCCGCAGCGCGGAGCCGGAGAGCCTGGAGCAGACTTTCGAAACCCTCTCGGAGCACGGGGGCATGGCCTGGATCGGGCTGTACCGGCCCACGGCGGCGGAAATGACCGCTGTGGCCACCGAATTCGGGCTGCATCCGCTGGCGGTGGAGGACGCCATTTCGGCGCACCAGCGTCCCAAGCTGGAACGGTACGAGGACAGCCTTTTTACGGTGCTGCGCCCGGCGCGGTACCTGGATGCCACCGAGACAGTGGAGTTCGGCGAGCTGCACATCTTCACCGGCCGGAATTTTGTGGTCACCATCCGCCATGCCGAAATGGCCGGCGTTGCCCGGGTGAGGCGGCGCCTGGAGGGCCGCCCCGACCTGCTCCGGCACGGCCCGGAATCGATTCTGTACGCGCTGCTGGACCTGGTGGTGGACGACTACGCACCCGTGGTGGCCGGGCTGGAAAACGACATTGACGAGATCGAGGACCAGCTCTTCAGCGGGGACAGCAACGTCTCCCGCCGCATCTATGAACTGGCCCGCGAAGTCATCCAGTTCCAGCGCGCCATCCATCCCCTGCCGGACATGATGCAGCAGCTCAAGCGGGGCTTTGAAAAGTACGGCGTCGATTCTGAACTGCAGCACAGCCTGCGGGACGTCGAGGACCATGTGGAACGGGTCATCTCGCGCGCGGATTCATTCCGTGACCTGTTGCAGAACGCCCTCACGCTGGACGGAACGCTGACCGCCAACCGGCAGAACCAGGCCAGCGCCGAACAGAACGAACAGGTCAAGAAGATCTCCTCCTGGGCGGCGATCTTCTTTGCACCTTCCTTCGTGGCCGGGGTCTACGGGATGAACTTCGAGCACATGCCCGAACTCCACTGGACCGTCGGCTACCCGATGGCCATTGCACTGATGGCAGCCACCGCAACCCTGATGTATGCCATCTTCAAACGGAAAGGCTGGCTGTAA
- a CDS encoding ABC transporter ATP-binding protein, with protein MDQAMIEFQSVTKQYQGGQPAVDQLTMSIDKGSITVFVGPSGCGKTTSLRMINRMVEPTSGVITVDGRDVTSVPAAELRRSMGYVMQSSGLMPHRSVLDNIATVPRLNGVSKAEARKRATELLDVVGLASALGKRYPSQLSGGQQQRVGVARALAADPPVLLMDEPFSAVDPVVRDELQHELLRLQKDLAKTIVFVTHDIDEATILGDKVAVFAVGGKLAQYATPEEILRAPANDFVASFVGRDRGFRHLGFTTSDAVTIHPVPTLVMSAGQFAGDPASATGWQLVVDPDRRPLGWARPGTDSELIPGGSLFRPGETLRRALDSALSSPSGQGVAVDGDGRVLGTVRAQEVLAVIEEARQERQAAL; from the coding sequence ATGGACCAAGCCATGATTGAGTTCCAGAGCGTCACCAAGCAGTATCAGGGCGGGCAGCCTGCCGTGGACCAGCTCACCATGTCCATCGACAAGGGCTCCATCACCGTTTTTGTAGGGCCGTCCGGCTGCGGCAAGACCACCTCGCTGCGGATGATCAACCGCATGGTGGAACCGACGTCCGGCGTGATCACCGTGGACGGGCGGGATGTGACCTCGGTGCCTGCCGCGGAGCTGAGAAGGTCCATGGGCTACGTCATGCAGTCCTCCGGGCTGATGCCCCACCGTTCCGTGCTGGACAACATCGCCACCGTGCCCCGGCTCAACGGCGTTTCCAAGGCCGAGGCCCGCAAGCGCGCCACGGAACTGCTCGACGTCGTCGGGCTGGCTTCCGCGCTCGGGAAACGGTACCCGTCCCAGCTCTCCGGCGGCCAGCAGCAGCGCGTCGGTGTAGCCCGGGCGCTCGCCGCCGATCCGCCCGTCCTGCTGATGGACGAACCGTTCAGTGCCGTTGACCCCGTGGTGCGCGATGAACTGCAGCACGAACTCCTGAGGCTGCAGAAAGACCTCGCAAAAACCATTGTTTTCGTCACGCACGATATCGACGAGGCAACCATTCTCGGCGACAAAGTGGCCGTCTTCGCCGTCGGTGGCAAGCTGGCCCAGTACGCCACCCCTGAGGAAATCCTCCGGGCACCGGCCAATGACTTCGTGGCCTCGTTCGTGGGACGGGACCGTGGCTTCCGCCACCTGGGGTTCACCACGTCCGACGCCGTGACCATCCATCCGGTGCCTACGCTTGTGATGAGCGCCGGCCAGTTCGCCGGTGACCCCGCTTCGGCAACCGGCTGGCAGCTCGTGGTGGATCCGGACAGGCGCCCTCTGGGCTGGGCAAGGCCGGGGACCGACTCTGAGCTCATCCCCGGCGGCTCACTCTTCCGCCCCGGCGAGACCCTGCGGCGGGCACTGGACTCGGCCCTTTCGTCCCCGTCCGGCCAAGGAGTGGCGGTGGACGGCGACGGCAGGGTCCTAGGAACCGTCAGGGCACAGGAAGTCCTGGCTGTCATTGAAGAAGCCCGCCAGGAACGGCAGGCGGCGCTCTGA
- a CDS encoding DUF1761 domain-containing protein, with translation MDWLSHISQINWFAVALAFISSMAIGFVWYMPAVLGKRWMAAIGKTEEDLKNIGGGAGIWVPMMVAAALTAVLLAVLISKLGLDSALAGGWFALVLALVFRAGGHVIHNGFAGRPTAVTLIDSGHDLLAITVAGAIIGAMA, from the coding sequence ATGGATTGGCTTTCGCATATTTCACAGATCAACTGGTTCGCCGTAGCGCTGGCCTTCATCTCGAGCATGGCCATCGGCTTTGTCTGGTACATGCCGGCCGTGCTGGGCAAGCGGTGGATGGCCGCCATCGGAAAGACTGAAGAGGACCTCAAGAACATTGGCGGCGGCGCGGGGATCTGGGTTCCCATGATGGTTGCCGCCGCCCTGACCGCCGTCCTGCTCGCGGTCCTGATCAGCAAGCTGGGCCTGGACAGTGCACTGGCGGGCGGCTGGTTCGCCCTGGTACTCGCGCTCGTGTTCCGCGCTGGCGGGCATGTCATCCATAACGGGTTCGCAGGCCGCCCCACGGCTGTCACCCTGATCGATTCCGGACACGACCTGCTCGCCATAACGGTGGCCGGCGCGATCATCGGGGCCATGGCCTGA
- a CDS encoding MFS transporter: protein MPQNAAAPGTFAPPQGDWAGHSKGSAAYNKVLTGLAFAGVATFAQLYSTQAVLPLLAADLKVTAAEAALTISLATVGLAITVIPWSFLADRIGRVKAMAWGISAATVLGLLVPLAPTFGALLALRLLEGMALGGIPAIAIAYLNEEVNRAHAAMAAGSYVAGTTLGGLAGRLVAGPAGELWGWRTAALTVSLLATVAAVLFLVLVPKAKGFTAAKAAGLRGAMTTLGGHVRNPRLLALYIQAFLMMGGFVAVYNYVGFRLSAEPFTLPATVISLIFLAYLSGTFSSRWAGGLTARFGRRNVLLVGIVLMVAGLALTLTPVLALILAGLVVFTGGFFAAHSIGAGWTGSIATTGRAQASSLYNLAYYLGSSVIGWAGGLVFQSLGWTALAVAIMVLACITAVTVAVVHPRRTRETAPPAAPRRAETVRP from the coding sequence ATGCCACAAAATGCCGCAGCTCCAGGAACCTTCGCTCCACCGCAGGGTGACTGGGCGGGACATTCCAAAGGCTCCGCTGCCTACAACAAGGTCCTGACCGGCCTGGCCTTCGCGGGCGTGGCAACGTTCGCCCAGCTCTACTCCACCCAGGCGGTCTTGCCGCTCCTGGCCGCAGACCTGAAGGTGACCGCCGCAGAGGCCGCGTTGACTATTTCGCTGGCCACCGTGGGCCTGGCCATCACCGTCATTCCCTGGTCCTTCCTTGCGGACAGGATCGGCCGGGTCAAGGCCATGGCATGGGGCATCTCCGCTGCTACCGTCCTGGGCCTCCTGGTACCGCTCGCCCCCACCTTCGGCGCACTGCTTGCCTTGCGGCTCCTCGAAGGCATGGCACTGGGCGGGATCCCGGCCATCGCCATCGCCTACCTGAACGAGGAAGTGAACAGGGCCCACGCGGCCATGGCCGCAGGCAGCTACGTTGCCGGCACAACGCTGGGCGGGCTGGCCGGCCGGCTGGTGGCCGGGCCGGCAGGTGAGTTATGGGGCTGGCGCACAGCCGCTTTGACCGTGTCCCTGCTGGCAACGGTGGCCGCAGTGCTCTTCCTGGTCCTGGTTCCGAAGGCGAAAGGGTTCACCGCCGCCAAGGCCGCCGGGCTGCGCGGTGCCATGACGACGCTGGGCGGGCATGTGCGCAATCCCCGGCTGCTGGCGCTTTACATCCAGGCCTTCCTGATGATGGGCGGGTTTGTGGCCGTCTACAACTACGTTGGCTTCCGTCTGTCCGCCGAGCCCTTCACGCTGCCTGCCACCGTCATCAGCCTCATCTTCCTGGCCTACCTTTCGGGAACGTTCTCGTCCCGGTGGGCCGGCGGGCTGACGGCCAGGTTCGGCCGCAGGAATGTGCTGCTCGTGGGCATCGTCCTGATGGTGGCCGGGCTGGCTCTGACGCTGACACCGGTTCTCGCCCTGATCCTTGCCGGCCTGGTGGTCTTCACCGGCGGCTTCTTCGCGGCCCACAGCATCGGCGCCGGCTGGACCGGAAGCATCGCCACCACCGGCCGAGCCCAGGCGTCATCGCTCTACAACCTGGCCTATTACCTGGGCTCGAGCGTGATCGGCTGGGCGGGCGGACTGGTGTTCCAGTCCCTGGGCTGGACGGCGCTTGCCGTGGCAATCATGGTCCTGGCGTGCATCACGGCGGTGACAGTCGCCGTCGTACATCCCCGGCGAACCCGCGAAACGGCACCGCCCGCCGCACCAAGGCGCGCGGAAACCGTGCGGCCGTAG
- a CDS encoding LysR substrate-binding domain-containing protein, protein MHADHKQLVKLLPLLPILVELGRTQHVTETAELLGVPQSTVSRALSRASAVVGTELLIRDGRGIRLTAAARTLLPYIESALTEFQAGLDLVRLESDVVRGKVSLSFQHTFGEATLPLLISAFRSRHPEAGFTLSQGARDTCLAELASGQADLSLTAPVPVASSTISAASLYREPLRLVVHHGHPLAGRGSVSVQDVRRDPFVALESGYGMRSLTDALFREAGFRPRIAFESQDTHTARGLVAAGLGVSILPPGGNAPGRHVSPETGNLGWVELALESELAYREIGLGWRRRKPGPDAEPDPVRFFREMVLQEGPHLLAGLVAARSGRG, encoded by the coding sequence ATGCACGCCGACCACAAACAGCTGGTGAAGCTCCTGCCGCTGCTCCCCATCCTGGTCGAACTGGGCCGGACCCAGCACGTCACGGAAACAGCTGAGCTCCTTGGAGTACCCCAGTCCACAGTGAGCCGGGCACTCTCCCGGGCCAGCGCCGTCGTCGGAACCGAACTGCTGATCCGTGACGGACGGGGGATCCGCCTCACGGCCGCCGCCCGGACGTTGCTGCCGTACATCGAGTCGGCCCTGACCGAATTCCAGGCCGGGCTGGACCTGGTCCGGCTCGAGTCGGACGTGGTGCGGGGGAAGGTGTCCCTGTCCTTTCAGCACACGTTCGGCGAGGCCACCCTGCCCCTGCTCATCAGCGCCTTCCGCAGCCGCCACCCGGAGGCCGGCTTCACTCTCAGCCAGGGCGCCCGGGACACCTGCCTCGCGGAGCTTGCTTCGGGCCAGGCGGACCTGTCCCTGACAGCCCCCGTTCCCGTGGCAAGCAGCACCATCTCCGCGGCTTCGCTCTACCGTGAGCCCCTCCGCCTGGTGGTTCACCACGGCCATCCGCTGGCCGGCCGGGGCAGCGTCAGCGTGCAGGACGTCCGCCGGGACCCCTTCGTGGCGCTGGAGTCGGGGTACGGCATGCGGTCATTGACCGATGCGCTGTTCCGCGAGGCAGGATTCCGGCCGCGGATCGCGTTCGAAAGCCAGGACACCCACACGGCCCGTGGCCTTGTCGCGGCGGGACTTGGTGTCAGCATCCTGCCGCCCGGAGGCAATGCGCCGGGGCGCCATGTCAGTCCCGAAACGGGCAATCTGGGCTGGGTCGAGCTTGCCTTGGAATCCGAGCTTGCGTACCGGGAAATCGGGCTGGGCTGGCGCCGGCGAAAGCCTGGCCCCGATGCCGAGCCCGATCCGGTCCGGTTCTTCCGGGAGATGGTCCTGCAGGAGGGGCCCCACTTGCTGGCGGGCCTGGTGGCCGCCCGCTCAGGGAGGGGATAA
- a CDS encoding MFS transporter — protein MTVFNELRMRPATAGRQGWDASTTARLVMAGAVIFTLLVGANLATPLYPLLQASLGLSALGVTAAFASYVLALVATLMLAGHWSDHIGRRAALILAVLAGLAGSWVFAQAENLVALSAGRALQGVAVALATGASAAALRELLPSRPEWATRFTLLATAGGVAAGPVIGGLLSLLPGPTTAPYYVHSLVLAGMLVPLYLLQARPAIKLPAGRRPVLVLAPRRPSVSTEARGAFWLAAAVGFLSFSVFGFCLSLAPAYFAPIVHTDSRPLIGVLAGVTLAASALSQVLSVRGRFVVPAGLAVLGASVLLLAAAAAWSSPLLLAAASVCAGLGQGVAFRTVFNDVAAKVESSQHAQVISTVYVITYLGSAVPVIGLGWATAVFGLPAAVTGFVVVCSAAALALSALTLRTALQRGA, from the coding sequence ATGACAGTCTTCAATGAACTCCGCATGCGTCCGGCCACCGCCGGGCGTCAGGGCTGGGATGCATCCACCACCGCACGGCTGGTGATGGCCGGTGCTGTCATCTTCACCTTGCTGGTCGGAGCGAACCTCGCCACGCCCCTGTACCCGCTGCTCCAGGCCAGCCTCGGCCTCTCGGCGCTCGGGGTCACAGCGGCCTTTGCCAGCTATGTCCTGGCGCTGGTGGCAACCCTGATGCTGGCCGGCCACTGGTCGGACCACATCGGCCGGCGGGCGGCGCTCATCCTGGCTGTACTCGCCGGGCTGGCGGGCAGTTGGGTCTTCGCGCAGGCAGAAAACCTGGTGGCGCTCTCTGCCGGACGGGCCCTTCAAGGCGTGGCCGTTGCCCTCGCCACGGGTGCCAGTGCCGCCGCGCTGCGGGAGCTGCTTCCGAGCCGGCCGGAGTGGGCCACGCGCTTCACCCTCCTGGCGACGGCGGGAGGGGTGGCGGCCGGTCCGGTCATCGGCGGCCTGCTGTCGCTGCTGCCGGGGCCCACCACCGCCCCGTATTACGTTCACTCACTTGTCCTGGCGGGAATGCTGGTGCCGCTGTACCTGCTTCAGGCCCGGCCAGCCATCAAGCTTCCGGCCGGCCGGCGCCCCGTCCTGGTCCTGGCTCCCCGCCGGCCATCGGTGTCCACCGAGGCGAGGGGCGCGTTCTGGCTGGCGGCCGCCGTCGGATTCCTCAGCTTTTCCGTCTTTGGATTTTGTCTGTCGCTTGCACCGGCCTATTTCGCCCCGATCGTTCACACGGATTCGCGCCCGTTGATCGGCGTCCTGGCCGGGGTGACGCTCGCCGCCTCAGCCCTGAGCCAGGTGCTGTCCGTGCGGGGCCGCTTTGTGGTGCCCGCCGGACTGGCGGTCCTGGGAGCCTCGGTGCTGCTCCTGGCCGCAGCGGCCGCCTGGAGCAGTCCGCTGCTGCTGGCTGCTGCCAGCGTCTGCGCGGGGCTGGGGCAGGGTGTCGCCTTCCGCACGGTCTTCAATGATGTAGCCGCCAAAGTGGAATCGTCACAGCATGCCCAGGTCATCAGCACCGTTTACGTCATCACGTACCTGGGCAGCGCTGTGCCGGTCATCGGGCTGGGCTGGGCCACCGCGGTGTTCGGGCTGCCGGCGGCGGTCACGGGCTTTGTGGTGGTGTGCAGCGCCGCGGCACTGGCGTTGTCCGCCCTCACGCTTCGGACAGCGCTGCAGCGGGGAGCCTAG